The genome window CGTTTTCCGGATCGCCGTCGAGTAGTCGAATCAGTATCGAACTGTTCAGTGTGCGTGCCTACTGTCGACGGTCGAACGCGTCGGAGCGGGAGCGAACCGGCCGCCACGCGGCGATATCCTGGATCGGTAGTTCGCCCCTATATTTCTGAACCATCTCGGTCGTATATATGGGTCGTCTCCGAATCGGTGCGGTACACGCAGCCCACATGAGCGCAACCGAACACGATTCCGACGTCGAGGGTGAGCAGACGACGATCACCGACCTCTCTCCCAGTGCGAAACTCGTCTACAAAGTCCTCGAATACGAAGGCGAGCTGACCCAAGAAGAGATCGCAACCGAGTCACGACTCTGTGCGCGAACCGTCCGGTACGCGCTCGGCAAACTCGAGGACAGCGACCTGATCGCCAGCCGCGTCTGTCTCGACGATGCCCGACAATCGAACTACTGGATCCGCGACTAGCGCAGCTTTCGGTACTGATCGACCACGAGGTCGAGCCCGAGCGAGCCGTCGGTGATCTCGTAATGGGTCTCGAGCCGCGGATTGAACTTCGCCTTGTACCGATTGATACTCGGGACGCCGGCACCGACCATGTCGTAGCGAGCGATCTCGTTCCGGAGACCATCGCGCATGACGTACCAGTCGAGCAGGTCGTTGACCGGTAACTCGAGATCCGTATCGGGCTTGACGCCGCCTTGCCACCGGTACCGGGTCCGGGCCGATTCGACGACGAGGATGCCGCCGACGAACTCGCCGTCGATGCGACAGACGTAGGGCCTGAGCGATCCGTCGGGGAGCCGATGGTAGGCCTTCTGGGCGAATTCGGTACTCAGGTGGAACGAGCGGTCCTGATTCTCGTATCGTCTGTCGACCTGTTCGACGATGCGTTCGACGTCGGTGATGTCACCTTCCTCGACGACGTAGGCGTCTTCGTCCGCGTTCCGGATGTTGTTCCGGGCGTCCCCGCTAAAGCGGTTCAACAGCTCTTCTTCGTCTCCCTCGAGGTCGACGACGTACGTATAGCCCGGTTTCACCTCGTAATCGTTCCAGACGAACGGGCGGACGTCGTCGAACTCTGCGGCGATGAACTTCGAGTAGATCGGCGAGAGTTCCTCGTCGACCCACTCGAGACAGCCCTCGAGAAAGCGTTTGATCCGGCGGTCGGCCTTGCGCTGTTTCAGTTTCTCGACGTTCAACACGGCTGGACCGAGATAGGGCGACCACGAGCGGGGAGCCGGTGAGAACGCGCCGGTGAACGGTCCCCTCGTGTACTCGAAGATCGGAAAGATCCCGACGGCCTCCTGGCCTTTGAACCCAACCAGCAGGTGCGGTCTCGTGCCAGTGTCGGCGGCTTGAAGACGGAGGGCTTCAGCCCGAAAGAACGGGTTGGTCCCGCCGGAACGTTCGACGTAGCGGTTCCACTCGTCGGCTTCGGTTCGTGGGTTGAGAACCCTGAGTTCGACGGTCATAGATATCCCAGGTCGGAGAGACGATCTTCGACCGCGCTGTGTTCCGTCGCTGCGATGGCGTTCGACTCGTAGGCTGGATACTCCGCTTTTGCGGTCTCTTCGACGATCGGGAGCGGCTG of Natrarchaeobaculum sulfurireducens contains these proteins:
- a CDS encoding MarR family transcriptional regulator, which gives rise to MSATEHDSDVEGEQTTITDLSPSAKLVYKVLEYEGELTQEEIATESRLCARTVRYALGKLEDSDLIASRVCLDDARQSNYWIRD
- a CDS encoding lipid II:glycine glycyltransferase FemX, producing the protein MTVELRVLNPRTEADEWNRYVERSGGTNPFFRAEALRLQAADTGTRPHLLVGFKGQEAVGIFPIFEYTRGPFTGAFSPAPRSWSPYLGPAVLNVEKLKQRKADRRIKRFLEGCLEWVDEELSPIYSKFIAAEFDDVRPFVWNDYEVKPGYTYVVDLEGDEEELLNRFSGDARNNIRNADEDAYVVEEGDITDVERIVEQVDRRYENQDRSFHLSTEFAQKAYHRLPDGSLRPYVCRIDGEFVGGILVVESARTRYRWQGGVKPDTDLELPVNDLLDWYVMRDGLRNEIARYDMVGAGVPSINRYKAKFNPRLETHYEITDGSLGLDLVVDQYRKLR